In one Roseburia intestinalis L1-82 genomic region, the following are encoded:
- a CDS encoding ABC transporter substrate-binding protein, whose amino-acid sequence MKKRFKRLGAMLLAGTMLLGATACGGGSNSSTTGNAAKSEDSASTTETGGTTSSGDIDTSEHVVITYMVTGDKPDGKSAERLDEMMEKLNAILTEKVNAELEIYYIGWTDYLSNYNLTLAQMDGSVDLVGTASDWIDAWPNAKNGAFLELSEDMLKTYAPKTWESVSQDHWDLCKYNGSIYLIPEDNYAQWTNHGFIYRLDWAKEAGLTDGVKSWEDLTTYFKYVKEAYPDVIPWDSDGTQYAQMANGWITSHSNFVAIDGVCSGALWGGTKDDLYTITTPAYTDTDMMVEYAKLMKEWDNIGVWKTDVLNNTASSNRDDYRIGRVAAEQHHTQTWTDLCSATPSNTIYQDDPDAESGFFYFGEETGNVVALSITHGAMAVSAASKNPERALMVYDLLRNDEECYRLLCYGIEGVSYEINDEGLRTTPEGYNSDTDNINGMTNWWWGRNDDLEIRDATRNWDAIDKLYSEYDSLKIDYPYGQFVPEVDDIQSKIDNINEVYTNYTKQISYGKYQGTAEEIVAEMQSALKQAGIEEVTAALQEQFDALYK is encoded by the coding sequence ATGAAGAAAAGATTTAAGAGACTTGGGGCAATGTTACTCGCAGGTACAATGTTACTTGGCGCCACAGCCTGTGGCGGAGGAAGCAATTCTTCCACAACAGGAAATGCAGCAAAATCGGAAGACAGTGCATCCACTACGGAAACAGGGGGAACGACAAGTAGTGGTGACATTGACACATCCGAACATGTAGTGATCACTTATATGGTGACCGGTGATAAACCGGATGGTAAGAGCGCAGAGCGTCTCGATGAGATGATGGAAAAACTGAATGCGATCCTGACCGAAAAAGTAAATGCAGAACTTGAGATTTATTACATCGGATGGACAGATTATCTCTCCAACTACAATCTGACACTGGCACAGATGGATGGTTCTGTCGACCTTGTCGGAACTGCTTCTGACTGGATCGATGCCTGGCCAAACGCAAAGAACGGAGCATTCTTAGAGCTTTCCGAGGATATGTTAAAGACCTACGCACCAAAAACATGGGAGAGCGTAAGCCAGGATCACTGGGATCTGTGTAAATATAACGGCTCAATCTATCTGATCCCGGAGGATAATTACGCACAGTGGACCAACCATGGATTCATCTATCGTCTTGACTGGGCAAAAGAAGCAGGACTGACAGATGGTGTCAAGAGCTGGGAAGACCTTACAACTTACTTTAAATATGTAAAAGAAGCATATCCGGATGTGATTCCATGGGATTCTGACGGTACACAGTATGCACAGATGGCAAACGGCTGGATCACCTCCCACAGCAATTTTGTTGCAATCGACGGTGTCTGTTCCGGCGCATTATGGGGCGGTACAAAAGATGACCTTTACACGATCACAACACCTGCATACACAGACACAGATATGATGGTTGAGTATGCAAAATTAATGAAAGAATGGGATAACATCGGCGTATGGAAGACAGATGTATTAAACAATACTGCTTCCTCAAACCGTGATGATTACCGTATCGGTCGTGTTGCAGCAGAGCAGCACCACACACAGACCTGGACAGATCTTTGCAGTGCAACTCCGTCAAATACGATTTATCAGGATGATCCGGATGCAGAGTCAGGTTTCTTCTACTTCGGAGAAGAGACCGGAAACGTGGTAGCACTTTCCATCACACACGGTGCAATGGCAGTTTCCGCAGCAAGCAAGAACCCGGAAAGAGCACTGATGGTATATGATTTATTAAGAAATGACGAAGAATGCTACAGATTACTCTGCTATGGTATTGAAGGCGTATCTTACGAGATCAACGATGAGGGACTCCGCACAACTCCGGAAGGCTACAACTCAGACACAGACAACATCAACGGTATGACCAACTGGTGGTGGGGGCGTAACGACGATCTTGAGATCAGAGACGCTACAAGAAACTGGGATGCAATTGACAAACTTTACAGTGAGTATGATTCCTTAAAGATTGATTATCCGTATGGACAGTTTGTACCGGAAGTTGATGATATCCAGTCTAAGATCGATAACATCAACGAAGTATATACCAACTATACAAAACAGATCTCTTATGGTAAATATCAGGGAACTGCGGAGGAGATCGTTGCAGAGATGCAGTCAGCATTAAAACAGGCTGGTATTGAAGAAGTAACCGCAGCACTGCAGGAACAGTTTGATGCATTATACAAATAG
- a CDS encoding carbohydrate ABC transporter permease codes for MKKNNSNKVKLGASDKIVRGFGYVVITIYALACIFPFLLILGSSFTAEEVIRTEGVQLIPKQFTLAAYEMVCKGGGIWKSYLLTIILTVVGTAVGLTIIAMTGYALQRKDFPFRNGISFYIYFTSLFSAGLAPYYLLMTQTYHLKDSYFAVLLPLMMSPWLIIMMKNFVKAIPHEITESGKIDGAGDMKIFVSLILPMLKPALATIGLFLALGYWNEWYQSSLFLSSKVDVKPLQYTLYEVVNKMDQLKNSIAGQYISLADIPTEGIKMANAILATGPIIFLYPFVQKYFISGITVGAVKG; via the coding sequence ATGAAGAAAAATAACAGCAATAAAGTAAAACTTGGAGCTTCTGATAAGATTGTGCGGGGATTTGGATATGTAGTGATTACAATCTATGCACTGGCATGTATATTTCCATTCCTGTTGATTCTTGGAAGTTCATTTACGGCAGAAGAAGTGATCCGTACGGAAGGTGTACAGTTGATTCCGAAACAGTTTACACTGGCAGCTTATGAGATGGTCTGCAAGGGCGGTGGTATCTGGAAATCCTATCTGCTCACGATCATCCTGACGGTGGTCGGTACGGCGGTCGGACTGACAATCATAGCAATGACAGGTTATGCACTGCAGAGAAAAGATTTCCCGTTCCGCAACGGAATTTCCTTCTACATATATTTTACAAGCCTGTTTTCCGCAGGACTTGCACCGTACTATCTTCTGATGACACAGACTTACCACTTAAAGGACAGCTATTTTGCAGTTTTATTACCGCTTATGATGTCGCCGTGGCTGATCATCATGATGAAAAACTTTGTGAAGGCGATCCCGCATGAGATTACAGAGTCCGGCAAGATCGACGGCGCCGGGGATATGAAGATCTTTGTTTCCCTGATCCTGCCAATGTTAAAACCGGCACTTGCGACGATCGGATTATTCCTTGCACTGGGATACTGGAATGAATGGTATCAGTCCTCTCTCTTCTTAAGCTCGAAAGTGGATGTAAAACCGTTACAGTATACATTATATGAAGTTGTAAATAAAATGGATCAGCTTAAAAACTCCATTGCAGGACAGTATATATCATTGGCAGATATTCCGACAGAGGGAATCAAGATGGCAAATGCGATTCTTGCAACCGGACCGATCATTTTCCTGTATCCATTCGTTCAGAAATATTTTATCAGCGGTATTACCGTTGGAGCCGTAAAAGGCTGA
- a CDS encoding carbohydrate ABC transporter permease: MEKWGPYSDPHVWPVLLVIIYLWQQTGYNSVVYFASICGIDAEMIEASKVDGANAFQRIRYILLPSLKPTVIILLLFALGGIVKGNFGLFYNIIGTNSLLYDTTDIIETFVYRATMTDFNFSTASAVGLYQSVVGFVIVMIVNYIVKKIEPDYSLF; encoded by the coding sequence ATGGAAAAATGGGGACCTTACAGTGATCCGCATGTATGGCCGGTACTTTTGGTTATCATTTATCTGTGGCAGCAGACAGGTTACAACTCCGTTGTATATTTTGCATCTATCTGCGGAATTGACGCAGAGATGATAGAGGCATCCAAGGTCGATGGAGCAAATGCATTTCAGAGGATTCGTTACATATTGCTCCCGAGTTTAAAACCTACCGTGATCATCCTGTTACTGTTTGCATTGGGCGGCATCGTAAAAGGTAATTTCGGATTGTTCTACAATATCATTGGTACGAACTCCTTATTATATGACACGACAGATATTATTGAGACGTTTGTTTACAGGGCTACGATGACAGATTTTAACTTCTCGACAGCGTCGGCAGTCGGTCTGTATCAGTCAGTCGTTGGTTTTGTGATCGTTATGATCGTGAACTATATTGTTAAGAAAATTGAACCGGATTATTCCCTGTTTTAA
- a CDS encoding helix-turn-helix domain-containing protein: MARPKKYKIKLTDDELKEFKSVIRKNKTSKTIRCRCQIIIDLDESHGKVLTHEQSAKSNGVCLATVTNTVKKYFEGGIDAVTEFKRNVNSDNARRVLDGRAEARIIELACGPVPEGHSRWTIRLLEEKSKIVLDTPVSREAIRRALKKTNFDLTKTTTGASPKKMMPNL, from the coding sequence ATGGCAAGACCAAAAAAGTACAAAATCAAACTTACGGATGATGAATTAAAAGAATTTAAATCTGTCATCCGAAAAAATAAAACATCCAAAACAATCCGATGCAGATGCCAGATTATTATTGACCTGGATGAGTCCCACGGAAAAGTATTGACTCATGAGCAGTCTGCAAAATCAAATGGTGTATGTCTGGCAACAGTAACCAATACTGTGAAAAAATATTTTGAGGGTGGTATTGATGCAGTAACTGAGTTTAAGCGTAATGTTAATTCTGATAATGCAAGGCGTGTGCTCGATGGACGTGCTGAAGCCCGTATCATTGAACTTGCCTGTGGTCCGGTGCCGGAAGGACATTCAAGGTGGACCATCCGGCTGCTGGAAGAGAAATCAAAAATTGTTCTTGATACTCCGGTCAGCCGTGAGGCAATCCGAAGAGCCTTAAAAAAAACAAACTTCGACCTCACAAAAACGACTACTGGTGCATCCCCAAAAAAGATGATGCCGAATTTATAG
- a CDS encoding IS630 family transposase → MPKKDDAEFIACMEDVLDVYELPYNPERPVVCMDEKPYQLLGDARKPLPMRPGDNQKTDSEYVRNGTCSIFAFVEPLGGTHHVSVREQRTAFDWAEEIKYLVDVMYPDAEKVILVMDNLNTHKTASLYKRYPADEARRIIKRLEIHYTPKHGSWLDIAEIELNVMTRQCLSRRIENIAKLRGELAAWEVERNTVAAKVNWQFRTADARVKLSSLYPRFTTASE, encoded by the coding sequence ATCCCCAAAAAAGATGATGCCGAATTTATAGCATGTATGGAAGATGTCCTTGATGTATATGAACTCCCATACAATCCTGAAAGACCAGTTGTATGCATGGACGAAAAGCCTTACCAGTTACTGGGCGATGCAAGGAAACCACTGCCCATGCGTCCGGGTGACAATCAGAAAACAGATTCGGAATATGTCAGGAATGGTACCTGCAGCATATTTGCTTTTGTCGAACCGCTTGGAGGCACTCATCATGTCAGCGTGCGAGAACAACGTACTGCCTTTGACTGGGCAGAAGAGATAAAATATCTCGTTGATGTCATGTATCCTGATGCAGAAAAAGTAATTCTTGTTATGGATAACCTTAACACCCATAAAACGGCGTCCTTGTATAAAAGGTATCCAGCAGATGAGGCAAGACGAATTATCAAGCGTTTGGAAATTCACTATACACCCAAACATGGAAGCTGGCTTGACATTGCAGAAATAGAACTGAATGTAATGACCAGACAGTGTTTGTCACGAAGGATTGAAAACATTGCAAAACTTCGTGGAGAGTTAGCTGCGTGGGAAGTCGAGCGTAATACAGTCGCAGCAAAAGTTAATTGGCAGTTCCGAACTGCCGATGCAAGAGTGAAGTTGAGTTCATTGTATCCTAGGTTTACAACAGCTTCCGAATAG
- a CDS encoding LacI family DNA-binding transcriptional regulator — MGSELNIYKIAQEAGVSPATVSRVMTKNARVSEEKRARVEAVIRKYDYRPNALAQGLIKTKTNVIGVLAADLVNPYYSSMVENCEKEIIARGYVPMICGTLSNPDLEVEYIQKMFDMRMDAIIIIGGKSDSLVTEPEYADLINRVAESIPVITTGKVEGGECCQVTIDEAEGMNQSMECLIGLGHRRIALIGGVEEMKSTYDKRIRYRSLLRKNGLTYRERYVINSNYSVEGGYQGFEALFQGNKTLPTAVIAINDYSAVGVMRSIKEHGLRIPEDISLISFDNTFIVDTVIPRLSSISYDYEAFGKLLVDTALDKIGGKEVPEVQKVTPTLIIRESVAELKR, encoded by the coding sequence ATGGGAAGTGAGTTAAATATTTATAAAATTGCACAGGAAGCGGGAGTTTCACCGGCAACAGTGTCGAGAGTCATGACAAAAAATGCGAGGGTGAGCGAGGAAAAGAGAGCGCGTGTGGAAGCAGTGATCCGCAAATATGATTACAGGCCAAACGCGCTTGCGCAGGGACTGATCAAGACGAAAACGAACGTCATCGGTGTGCTTGCTGCAGATCTGGTCAATCCTTATTATTCATCCATGGTGGAAAACTGTGAGAAGGAGATCATTGCGCGCGGGTATGTGCCAATGATCTGCGGAACATTAAGCAATCCGGATCTTGAGGTGGAATATATTCAGAAAATGTTTGACATGCGTATGGATGCGATCATCATTATCGGGGGAAAATCAGACAGCCTTGTCACGGAGCCGGAATACGCAGATCTGATCAACCGTGTCGCTGAATCCATCCCGGTCATCACAACAGGAAAGGTAGAGGGCGGTGAGTGCTGCCAGGTCACGATCGACGAGGCGGAGGGCATGAACCAGAGCATGGAATGTCTGATCGGTTTAGGTCACAGGCGCATTGCACTGATCGGCGGAGTCGAGGAGATGAAATCCACTTACGATAAGCGTATCCGCTACCGCAGTCTGCTGCGAAAGAACGGTCTGACCTACCGTGAGCGCTATGTGATCAATTCCAATTATTCGGTCGAGGGCGGTTATCAGGGGTTCGAGGCACTCTTTCAGGGAAATAAGACACTTCCCACGGCGGTGATCGCGATCAATGACTACAGTGCAGTGGGTGTGATGCGTTCCATCAAAGAGCATGGACTTAGGATCCCGGAGGATATTTCCCTCATCAGTTTTGATAATACGTTTATCGTAGATACCGTCATACCAAGGCTGAGCAGTATTTCCTATGATTATGAAGCATTTGGAAAGCTTTTGGTTGACACCGCATTAGATAAGATTGGCGGAAAAGAAGTACCGGAGGTACAGAAAGTAACACCGACTCTGATCATCAGAGAATCCGTAGCGGAGTTAAAACGGTAA
- a CDS encoding MATE family efflux transporter, with translation MKWKWIDADCTSVTTAEGTLTLKGLFIPLFIEQLLMNMTGTVNTLMLGHYADDAVAAVGAANQVIGFLYTFYAVFSGGASVVISHRLGAGDEKRASDAAFTSIVCGGAISLILGTILAFFAGAVMRPMQLETSVYEMAVVYFRICIGFSVLQGIISAISAVLRSYGKPKLAVTVSLFMNIVNAVLNYVVIFQPVKIVPEGVEGIAMANVASHGTALLLGVWFLFHCGLHLDFASKNLKTLSCVGGILKIGLPGGISSLSYSFSQIVSTSILAVLGTAALTAKIYVSSIVFYVYVTGMSLGLSTAILMGWMTGAKEYEKAYRLNQQVLKIAVSLNIVLSVLIFLCHRPLMHLFTQSEEIIGMTGVIFFIDIFVEIGRAFNHVEDNSLRGAGDVFFPMVIAVISCWGVSILFAYLLGIRLRMGLAGCWIAFMLDEMFRGSIFFIRFRSRKWTKKRI, from the coding sequence TTGAAGTGGAAATGGATTGATGCAGACTGCACCAGCGTTACCACGGCAGAGGGAACGCTGACGCTGAAGGGACTGTTTATCCCGTTGTTTATTGAACAGCTTTTGATGAATATGACCGGTACGGTCAATACGCTGATGCTTGGGCACTATGCGGATGATGCGGTCGCGGCAGTCGGTGCGGCAAACCAGGTGATCGGATTTTTGTACACGTTTTATGCGGTATTCAGCGGCGGCGCATCGGTCGTCATCAGCCACAGACTGGGGGCGGGAGATGAAAAAAGGGCGTCGGATGCAGCGTTTACCTCCATCGTGTGCGGAGGTGCAATCAGCCTGATCTTAGGAACGATACTGGCATTTTTTGCAGGTGCAGTCATGCGTCCGATGCAGTTAGAAACATCGGTGTATGAGATGGCGGTGGTATATTTTCGCATCTGTATCGGCTTTTCCGTACTGCAGGGCATTATTTCTGCTATCTCCGCGGTACTGCGCAGTTATGGAAAACCGAAACTTGCAGTGACGGTATCTTTGTTTATGAATATCGTGAATGCAGTGTTAAATTACGTTGTGATTTTCCAGCCGGTGAAAATTGTGCCGGAGGGCGTGGAAGGTATCGCAATGGCAAACGTGGCAAGCCATGGGACGGCACTTTTACTTGGCGTCTGGTTTCTGTTCCATTGCGGACTGCATCTTGATTTTGCATCGAAAAATTTAAAGACATTATCCTGCGTGGGTGGAATCTTAAAGATCGGATTGCCGGGAGGGATCAGTTCCCTGTCGTATTCCTTTTCACAGATCGTGTCAACATCGATCTTAGCAGTGCTTGGAACAGCGGCGCTCACCGCAAAGATCTATGTTTCATCCATCGTGTTTTATGTCTATGTGACCGGAATGTCACTTGGACTTTCCACGGCGATCCTGATGGGATGGATGACGGGGGCAAAGGAGTATGAAAAGGCATACCGGCTGAACCAGCAGGTGTTAAAAATCGCGGTCAGCTTAAATATCGTGCTTTCGGTTCTGATCTTTCTCTGCCATAGACCATTGATGCATTTGTTTACGCAGAGTGAGGAGATCATCGGGATGACGGGCGTGATCTTTTTTATCGATATTTTTGTGGAAATCGGGCGTGCATTCAACCATGTCGAGGACAATTCGCTCCGGGGAGCGGGGGATGTGTTCTTTCCGATGGTCATCGCCGTGATTTCCTGCTGGGGCGTCAGCATTTTGTTTGCATATCTGCTTGGGATACGCCTTAGGATGGGGCTGGCAGGATGCTGGATCGCTTTCATGCTCGATGAGATGTTCCGCGGAAGTATCTTTTTCATCCGTTTCCGCTCACGAAAATGGACGAAAAAAAGAATCTGA
- a CDS encoding glycoside hydrolase family 2 TIM barrel-domain containing protein, which translates to MIMNKTELLLNEGWKFHFGECEEAWYQGYDDRAFERVMLPHDWAVAYPFSKEYSSGTGYLTGGIGWYRLHFYLPEEYQGKSVRLVFDGVYKNSQVWVNSYYQGKHPYGYTGFYYDISEIAHFGKQENVVSVKVTHTDIADSRWYTGSGITRKVTLVVEEQVHPAEYGVTFVTEKLVADGKEFPEVQAAVSIRHEICNQTKEQKTCVVCTKLSDPQGTPVAEWKEQVQIPAENMVSCNMYGTIHDPQCWSTEHPDLYRMETWYETTDENGKKISYLADTQKVGIRVAEFDADRGFFLNSVSMKIKGVCVHHDAGCLGAAVTKEVWRRRLAKLKECGCNAIRCSHNPHMPELYELCDAMGFLVMDEAFDEWENAKNKWSTGHNVYPPKHQGYFEDFPEWHEKDLRAMVRRDRNHPSIILWSIGNEIDYPNDPYCHPSFLEMTGNNDANKPAAERQYDPAKPDMRRLLPIAGELSSIVKSEDESRPVTMALAYPELSAKLGMLEHLDVAGYNYKEQYYEADHKDFPQIPFLGSENGHSYEAWDAVKSNDYISGQFLWTGIDYLGEAHGWPVHGSGAGILDCAGFEKARYYRRKSLWCEEPQLYLATRLWSEESAEWIPCRENWNYKAGEKVIVMCYSNLPETAVFINGKEAGRQIGYNDDGAYRFEVLWEAGILEASGYDENGNIIEQERLLTTQNAAGIKAEVYQPEEIPFSEIQENGYLYQVALTLVDQNGQKVVWDDRKLRVAVSGAGMLAGIENGDLSDVTPYAENMRKTKNGRLMIYVRRIKKGKIRVEISETDSIAQKNCIAEKGGMHLEVEMD; encoded by the coding sequence ATGATTATGAATAAAACAGAACTGTTATTAAATGAGGGATGGAAGTTTCATTTTGGGGAATGTGAGGAGGCATGGTATCAGGGATATGACGATCGTGCATTCGAGCGTGTCATGCTGCCGCACGACTGGGCGGTGGCTTATCCGTTTTCGAAGGAATATTCCAGCGGCACCGGATATCTGACGGGCGGGATCGGCTGGTACCGGCTGCATTTTTATCTGCCAGAGGAATATCAGGGAAAATCGGTCCGTCTGGTCTTTGATGGTGTGTATAAAAACAGCCAGGTGTGGGTTAACAGCTATTATCAGGGAAAACATCCGTATGGTTACACCGGATTTTACTATGATATCTCTGAGATCGCACATTTTGGAAAACAGGAAAATGTAGTCAGTGTGAAAGTGACACACACGGACATTGCGGATTCGAGATGGTACACGGGAAGTGGGATCACACGGAAAGTAACTCTTGTGGTGGAAGAACAGGTGCATCCGGCAGAATATGGCGTGACGTTTGTGACAGAGAAACTTGTGGCTGATGGGAAAGAGTTTCCGGAAGTGCAGGCGGCAGTCAGTATCCGTCATGAGATATGCAACCAGACGAAGGAGCAGAAAACATGTGTGGTCTGCACAAAACTGTCTGATCCGCAGGGAACGCCTGTGGCAGAGTGGAAAGAACAGGTACAGATCCCGGCAGAAAATATGGTATCCTGCAATATGTATGGCACTATCCATGATCCGCAGTGCTGGTCAACGGAACACCCGGATCTCTACCGGATGGAAACCTGGTATGAGACAACGGATGAGAATGGAAAGAAAATATCCTATCTTGCAGACACACAGAAAGTCGGAATCCGTGTGGCAGAATTTGATGCGGACAGGGGATTTTTCTTAAACAGTGTGTCGATGAAGATCAAAGGTGTCTGTGTGCATCATGATGCCGGCTGTCTCGGTGCAGCAGTAACGAAAGAGGTATGGCGCAGACGGCTTGCAAAATTAAAGGAATGTGGCTGTAATGCGATCCGGTGCAGCCACAACCCGCATATGCCGGAATTGTATGAGCTGTGCGACGCGATGGGATTTCTTGTGATGGATGAGGCGTTTGATGAGTGGGAAAATGCAAAAAACAAATGGTCCACGGGACACAATGTTTATCCGCCAAAACATCAGGGTTATTTTGAAGATTTTCCAGAATGGCACGAAAAGGATCTGCGTGCCATGGTAAGGCGTGACCGCAATCATCCGTCCATCATTTTGTGGAGCATCGGAAATGAGATCGACTATCCAAACGATCCGTATTGTCATCCGAGTTTTCTGGAGATGACCGGAAATAACGACGCGAACAAACCGGCGGCAGAACGGCAGTATGATCCGGCAAAACCGGACATGAGGAGACTGCTTCCAATCGCCGGGGAACTTTCCAGTATTGTAAAGAGTGAAGATGAGAGCCGTCCGGTCACCATGGCACTTGCCTACCCGGAGCTGTCTGCAAAGCTTGGTATGTTAGAGCATCTGGATGTGGCTGGCTACAACTATAAGGAACAGTATTACGAAGCCGATCACAAAGATTTCCCACAGATCCCGTTTTTAGGAAGTGAAAACGGGCACAGCTATGAGGCGTGGGATGCGGTAAAATCAAATGATTATATCAGCGGACAGTTTTTGTGGACCGGGATCGATTATTTAGGGGAGGCACATGGCTGGCCGGTTCATGGATCTGGAGCCGGAATTTTGGACTGTGCCGGATTTGAAAAAGCAAGATATTACCGCAGAAAATCATTGTGGTGTGAAGAACCGCAGCTTTATCTTGCCACAAGACTGTGGAGTGAGGAATCTGCAGAGTGGATCCCATGTCGGGAAAACTGGAATTACAAAGCTGGAGAAAAGGTCATCGTGATGTGTTACTCAAATCTGCCGGAGACAGCTGTTTTTATCAATGGAAAAGAGGCTGGCAGACAGATTGGCTATAACGACGACGGCGCATATCGTTTTGAGGTACTCTGGGAGGCAGGGATCCTAGAGGCGAGTGGTTATGATGAAAACGGAAATATCATAGAACAGGAGAGACTGCTTACAACGCAGAACGCCGCTGGTATCAAAGCTGAGGTCTATCAGCCGGAGGAGATTCCTTTTTCAGAGATACAGGAAAATGGATATCTCTATCAGGTCGCGCTCACACTTGTGGATCAAAATGGGCAGAAGGTTGTCTGGGATGACAGAAAACTGCGTGTGGCAGTGAGCGGGGCAGGCATGTTAGCAGGAATTGAGAACGGGGATCTGTCGGATGTGACTCCATATGCGGAAAACATGAGAAAGACAAAGAATGGAAGGCTCATGATTTATGTGAGAAGAATAAAAAAGGGAAAGATCCGTGTAGAAATTTCAGAGACAGACAGCATAGCACAAAAGAACTGCATAGCAGAAAAAGGAGGAATGCATCTTGAAGTGGAAATGGATTGA
- a CDS encoding AraC family transcriptional regulator, whose amino-acid sequence MEFYRINAQMLPKVNFVDETEIRPPYVHRKRRAGEQILYFIRHGEMHLLEDGKPLILKPGDVCLLDKDRTHEGTKATTCNYYYVHFMHGEMELVDAKEEEVARQQFERRRKAMVKEPCEPYGSYDESKIWLPKYWHIKKVTDQIHIDELIKQAIAEDYSTFENHKILCACRIQEALIEIARCFATAERERTAGGFPESYYKVQKIQEWLNASYAADISGERLEEEFDGNFDYMNRIFKRVTGQTIFQYLTAVRMEHAKRLIAQTTMHTGVIGQEVGYPDEYYFSKVFKRNVGMSPRAYADSLSKNKS is encoded by the coding sequence ATGGAATTTTACAGGATAAATGCGCAGATGCTCCCGAAGGTAAATTTTGTGGATGAGACAGAGATAAGACCGCCTTATGTCCACAGGAAACGCAGGGCGGGAGAACAGATCTTATATTTTATCCGGCACGGGGAGATGCATCTGCTTGAGGACGGAAAGCCTCTGATCTTAAAGCCGGGGGATGTCTGTCTGCTGGATAAGGATCGCACGCATGAGGGAACAAAGGCGACGACCTGCAATTATTATTATGTACATTTCATGCATGGGGAGATGGAACTGGTCGATGCAAAAGAAGAGGAAGTCGCCAGGCAGCAGTTTGAACGCCGGAGAAAGGCGATGGTAAAGGAGCCGTGTGAGCCTTATGGAAGTTATGATGAGAGCAAGATCTGGCTGCCGAAATACTGGCATATCAAAAAAGTCACCGACCAGATCCACATTGATGAGCTGATCAAGCAGGCGATCGCGGAGGATTACAGCACGTTTGAGAATCATAAGATCCTCTGTGCCTGCCGGATACAGGAGGCGTTGATCGAGATCGCGCGCTGTTTTGCGACAGCGGAACGCGAAAGGACTGCAGGCGGGTTCCCGGAAAGCTATTATAAAGTCCAGAAAATACAGGAATGGCTGAATGCGTCTTATGCGGCAGACATTTCGGGGGAGCGGTTAGAGGAGGAGTTTGACGGCAATTTTGATTACATGAACCGCATCTTTAAGCGCGTGACAGGACAGACCATTTTCCAGTATCTGACGGCAGTTCGCATGGAACATGCCAAGCGTCTGATCGCGCAGACGACGATGCATACCGGGGTGATCGGCCAGGAGGTCGGCTACCCGGATGAATATTATTTCAGCAAAGTGTTTAAGCGCAATGTCGGGATGTCACCGCGCGCCTACGCAGATTCTCTGTCAAAAAATAAATCATGA